One genomic window of Stieleria sp. JC731 includes the following:
- a CDS encoding DUF4347 domain-containing protein — MSRALNANPLDATALSPRLMFSATPLAPVAVEDPSAGVEVVVEQSSMIDEAPNDNTVQPTQQTQSQQQQARLELVFVDSSVEDYQSLIDEIAGSDTQSELQIYLIDGTKDGIEQISEILEGYQDVDALHLLSHGNDGTLKLGSSVLDEYSLAGYAGELAKWQSSLSEQADLMIYGCELAETGSGQTLLAAISELTGADIAASSDDTGHSSLGGDWDLEFVIGQTETSNLAQQIGNPSWVGLLTTPELTPTGELRVNDVPAQDQELQSAHQSVAVDGNGNSVVVYVDHQSSYDGSDIFFLRFDSDGNRIGTPTRVSVNDAGDQSDPVVAMDSSGRFAIAWVADDANGTGIFVRRFDQNGTAIDGNDILVNTLQETGDQSGVSITCNDNDQIVIAWESDGASEGIFARTFDFTSTPALSQLATTLITVDTEASATGVAVDINQTGRYAIGWNDSTDLWGIRYDYGSSTPVNAKRDLGSGFGTRRDIVVGMQFNDDYVVAYRSEALLFQGVWFKIVEDGGSISAATRVTTSSSADFPTIDVAENDRFVIAYSKPDADETGIYYQAFDASGSKIGSEIAVNQSTNGTQELASIAVHDVNNLVVAWSGEGEQVSNVDTQGVFFRQFGRSNAVPVADPNAGAPYTIVEGDSLTLDGTDSSDGDGDTLSFAWDLDNDGIYGEAGEPTTASATISWATLQSFGIDDDGSYTIGLQVDDGFGGVSTQTTTLTVQNKAPTVTASGPSSILVGNTYTLTLSATDPGNDSITSWRVDWGDGTTNLYLGASTTVTHTYNVLGLTHNILVSATDEDGVWHQGDVFIGSEESDEIARYDFQTGGFEVDFGSSVSIEKATDFVIGRDGLLYVTGLGTDNVQRFNPDTGAWIDEFVASGSGGLSKSTGIAFGRDGNLYVGDYDGDRILRYDATNGNFIDAFVTSGSGGLDAPSDIWFGSDGNLYVVGNKSDNVSRYDGTTGAFIDEFIAAGSGGLSKPFSAALGRDGRIYVSSEDTDSILRYDGTTGAFVDTFVASGANGLNKPSMIAFGPDDLLYVTNRDEGEILRYDASGTFVDVYLSGIDKPRAIVFTPDLQVTVVATNSAATATNLTQAINYTEDASSVALGDIVVSDPDLGEVVTAQLKLDLPATGALTTGTYGSLTSTYSSATGLWQAVGSVADVNAALADVAFVPTADNVQTSQIVVHIEDSTGAGPADGLIQLNPTPVNDAPTIDLDQDDSSGATGGAYTDTFTEGDAAVLIVDATDGVIGDIDSSNLTSLTVSIANIADGSFESLTVDTSGTSISASYSAGVLTLTGTDTTANYQQVLRTIRYINTSDAPTTTARRIVFVASDGADNSSAVTSTIQVAAVNDPPSVTVPAAQTASEDSWLAISGISVSDSDIGAGIIEVTFSVSQGRVFINPFVPFGVNTSHLTGNNSDKVVVRSTLAELNTTLAAVGVSYTGNSNFNGSDVMRIKADDSSAMTIETVAIAVQPVNDNPQASGDRYNTSRDSNLVVASNGVLGNDTDIDGDTLSAVLISGPTSGSVTLNPDGSFIYRPTTTTSGLVTFTYAVSDGTVQSSPATVQILVTVPIIPPAPALIVDDIVPEVEPPSADTTSEPEQQSSAEQTGAVAMVAPPAAISTTAFASGGTQVTETSDEGMAVDQLGEVALTVSDDLGELDEDVASIDRNDDYVARQRLAIRSSSISVAASVWGEFDSEIFWNDLDKVQEQINDPTETTLVVAGTFAGFSSALSVGYVVWTVRGGLLATSLLAHLPAWSFVDPLLVLSDLEGDEDEFEDDSLENMIEKKQAEHDANDRVDEPQAGGGEER; from the coding sequence ATGAGTCGAGCGCTAAATGCGAACCCGCTGGATGCCACTGCGCTATCCCCCCGGTTGATGTTTAGTGCGACCCCGCTTGCACCAGTGGCTGTGGAGGACCCTTCCGCGGGTGTCGAAGTAGTTGTCGAACAGTCGTCGATGATTGATGAGGCACCAAACGACAACACCGTGCAGCCGACGCAACAAACACAATCGCAGCAACAACAAGCTCGGCTGGAACTCGTTTTTGTGGACTCTTCGGTCGAGGACTATCAGTCGCTTATTGATGAGATCGCTGGATCGGATACCCAGTCTGAGTTGCAGATCTATTTGATTGACGGAACCAAGGATGGCATTGAGCAAATCAGTGAAATCCTAGAAGGCTACCAAGACGTCGACGCACTGCACCTGCTTTCGCACGGTAACGATGGAACATTGAAACTAGGCAGTTCCGTCTTGGATGAATACAGTTTGGCTGGTTATGCAGGCGAATTGGCCAAGTGGCAATCGTCGCTTAGCGAGCAAGCTGACTTGATGATTTATGGCTGTGAGCTTGCCGAGACCGGATCGGGGCAAACGTTGCTTGCAGCGATATCGGAATTGACTGGCGCTGATATCGCCGCGTCGTCTGACGACACTGGGCATTCCTCACTGGGGGGTGACTGGGATCTGGAATTCGTTATCGGGCAAACGGAGACATCCAACCTTGCACAGCAGATAGGCAACCCGAGTTGGGTGGGGCTGCTAACGACACCTGAATTGACACCGACAGGTGAACTTCGCGTTAACGATGTCCCCGCACAAGATCAGGAGTTGCAGTCCGCGCATCAGTCAGTCGCCGTGGACGGGAACGGAAATTCCGTTGTTGTGTATGTGGATCATCAATCGTCGTACGACGGTTCCGACATTTTCTTTCTGCGTTTCGATTCCGACGGCAATCGGATTGGGACTCCGACAAGAGTGTCCGTCAATGATGCAGGCGACCAAAGTGATCCGGTGGTCGCGATGGACAGTTCCGGTCGGTTCGCGATTGCCTGGGTTGCTGACGATGCCAATGGCACAGGCATTTTCGTCCGACGATTTGATCAGAACGGGACGGCGATCGATGGCAACGACATTTTAGTCAACACGTTGCAAGAAACAGGCGACCAATCGGGCGTCAGTATTACCTGCAATGACAATGACCAAATCGTGATCGCTTGGGAAAGCGATGGGGCCAGTGAAGGCATCTTTGCTCGGACATTTGATTTCACCTCGACGCCCGCATTAAGCCAGCTGGCCACAACACTGATCACGGTTGATACCGAAGCCTCCGCAACCGGTGTCGCTGTCGATATCAATCAGACCGGACGCTATGCGATTGGCTGGAATGATTCGACCGACCTGTGGGGCATCCGCTATGACTACGGATCGTCCACTCCCGTCAATGCAAAACGAGATCTCGGCTCAGGTTTCGGAACCCGACGTGACATTGTTGTCGGGATGCAATTCAATGATGACTATGTCGTTGCCTATCGTTCCGAAGCACTTTTGTTTCAGGGAGTCTGGTTCAAGATCGTTGAGGACGGAGGGTCAATTTCGGCGGCGACTCGTGTGACGACCAGCAGCAGCGCCGACTTTCCAACCATCGATGTTGCCGAAAATGATCGTTTCGTGATCGCGTATTCAAAACCCGATGCCGACGAAACGGGGATCTACTATCAAGCATTTGATGCATCGGGATCCAAAATCGGTTCGGAAATCGCCGTCAATCAATCGACCAACGGGACTCAAGAGTTAGCCTCGATCGCGGTTCACGATGTCAACAATCTTGTCGTCGCGTGGAGTGGTGAAGGCGAGCAAGTATCGAACGTTGACACACAAGGCGTTTTCTTTCGCCAGTTCGGCCGGAGCAATGCCGTTCCCGTTGCCGATCCAAATGCGGGAGCCCCGTACACGATTGTCGAAGGCGATTCATTGACGCTGGACGGCACCGATTCATCGGATGGCGATGGAGATACGCTTTCCTTCGCTTGGGACTTGGATAACGACGGCATCTATGGTGAGGCTGGTGAGCCAACCACTGCCAGTGCGACCATATCATGGGCGACGCTGCAAAGCTTTGGAATCGATGATGACGGTTCTTACACCATCGGACTACAAGTGGACGATGGTTTCGGAGGCGTTAGCACACAGACAACGACGCTGACCGTTCAGAACAAAGCACCGACCGTCACCGCAAGTGGCCCGTCTAGCATTTTGGTCGGTAACACGTACACCTTGACACTGTCAGCGACAGATCCCGGCAACGATTCGATTACATCGTGGCGAGTCGATTGGGGTGATGGGACAACGAACCTTTACCTCGGTGCGTCGACAACGGTGACTCATACCTACAACGTGCTAGGGCTGACGCACAATATCCTCGTTAGCGCGACCGACGAAGACGGTGTTTGGCATCAAGGTGATGTCTTCATCGGGAGCGAAGAATCAGATGAGATCGCACGCTACGATTTTCAGACCGGTGGGTTCGAGGTCGATTTTGGCAGTTCTGTCTCGATCGAAAAAGCGACCGACTTCGTTATCGGTCGTGACGGATTGTTGTACGTAACCGGATTGGGAACCGATAATGTCCAGCGATTCAATCCCGATACCGGTGCATGGATCGACGAATTTGTCGCTTCCGGCAGTGGCGGGCTGAGCAAATCAACCGGCATTGCTTTCGGTCGCGATGGCAATCTTTACGTTGGGGATTACGACGGCGATCGGATCCTGCGCTATGATGCGACTAACGGCAATTTTATCGACGCCTTTGTCACGTCCGGTTCCGGTGGTTTGGATGCACCTTCGGATATCTGGTTCGGCAGCGATGGCAACCTGTATGTCGTTGGAAACAAATCCGACAACGTCTCGCGATATGACGGGACCACTGGAGCGTTCATTGACGAATTCATCGCAGCAGGTTCTGGCGGATTGAGTAAACCTTTCTCTGCGGCTCTAGGACGCGACGGGCGAATCTATGTGTCGTCTGAAGACACCGATTCGATTCTGCGGTACGACGGAACGACTGGTGCCTTCGTTGATACGTTTGTTGCCAGCGGTGCCAACGGATTGAACAAGCCAAGCATGATCGCGTTCGGGCCGGATGATCTACTGTACGTGACCAACCGCGACGAAGGTGAGATTCTCCGCTACGACGCGTCAGGGACTTTTGTCGATGTCTATCTATCAGGAATCGACAAGCCTCGCGCGATCGTTTTCACGCCTGACCTTCAGGTGACCGTCGTCGCAACGAACTCGGCCGCAACCGCGACAAACCTGACTCAGGCGATCAATTACACCGAAGACGCCTCCAGCGTCGCCCTCGGAGATATCGTCGTATCCGACCCGGACTTAGGCGAAGTTGTAACGGCGCAATTGAAGCTGGACCTGCCGGCAACCGGGGCTTTGACAACCGGAACCTACGGAAGTTTGACCAGCACCTACTCTTCGGCAACCGGCTTATGGCAGGCGGTCGGTTCGGTAGCGGACGTGAATGCGGCACTCGCCGATGTTGCATTTGTTCCAACTGCGGACAACGTTCAAACTTCTCAAATTGTCGTTCACATCGAAGACAGTACCGGTGCCGGGCCGGCGGACGGATTGATCCAACTGAATCCGACACCCGTCAATGACGCACCAACGATCGACCTGGACCAGGATGACTCTAGTGGGGCGACAGGCGGGGCATATACCGACACGTTTACCGAAGGCGATGCGGCAGTGTTGATTGTCGATGCGACTGACGGTGTGATCGGAGACATCGATAGTTCGAACTTGACATCCCTGACGGTCTCGATCGCCAACATCGCCGACGGCTCGTTTGAATCTTTGACCGTTGATACCAGTGGCACATCGATTTCCGCCAGCTATTCCGCCGGTGTGCTGACGCTGACAGGTACCGATACCACGGCGAACTATCAACAGGTGCTTCGCACGATTCGGTACATCAACACGTCGGACGCACCAACCACGACCGCACGTCGGATTGTTTTCGTCGCGAGCGATGGCGCGGACAATTCAAGCGCTGTCACATCGACCATTCAAGTTGCCGCCGTCAATGATCCGCCATCTGTGACAGTTCCGGCGGCACAGACCGCATCGGAAGACTCTTGGTTGGCGATTTCAGGAATATCGGTCTCCGATTCGGACATTGGGGCCGGGATCATCGAAGTGACATTTTCCGTTTCGCAGGGCCGCGTCTTCATCAATCCGTTCGTCCCATTCGGCGTCAACACGTCGCACCTTACGGGGAACAACTCTGACAAGGTTGTTGTGCGTTCAACGCTAGCGGAGCTGAATACAACCCTTGCCGCAGTCGGCGTTAGCTACACGGGAAATTCGAACTTCAATGGTAGCGACGTGATGCGTATCAAAGCGGATGATTCGTCAGCGATGACAATTGAAACGGTCGCGATAGCGGTTCAGCCGGTGAACGACAATCCGCAGGCTTCAGGTGATCGGTATAACACATCGCGGGACTCTAATTTGGTTGTCGCCAGCAATGGTGTGTTGGGGAATGATACCGACATCGATGGGGATACCTTATCGGCAGTCCTGATCAGTGGACCGACATCTGGATCGGTGACATTGAATCCTGACGGAAGCTTCATCTATCGTCCGACGACGACCACAAGCGGACTGGTCACGTTTACTTATGCGGTTAGCGACGGAACCGTACAGAGTTCACCCGCCACGGTGCAGATCTTGGTGACCGTTCCGATCATTCCGCCCGCACCCGCTTTAATCGTTGACGATATCGTGCCTGAGGTCGAACCGCCGAGTGCGGACACGACGTCGGAACCGGAACAACAATCGAGCGCGGAACAGACCGGCGCCGTCGCGATGGTCGCTCCGCCAGCCGCCATCTCGACCACCGCGTTTGCTTCCGGTGGAACCCAGGTTACTGAAACATCGGACGAAGGCATGGCCGTCGATCAGCTTGGCGAAGTCGCTTTGACGGTCAGTGATGATCTTGGGGAACTGGACGAAGACGTTGCGTCGATCGACCGTAACGATGACTACGTTGCACGGCAACGGCTGGCGATTCGAAGCAGTTCGATTTCGGTAGCGGCATCGGTGTGGGGAGAATTCGACAGTGAAATCTTTTGGAATGACTTAGACAAAGTTCAGGAACAGATCAACGATCCGACCGAAACGACGCTGGTGGTCGCGGGAACGTTCGCAGGCTTTTCGAGTGCCCTTTCGGTTGGCTATGTCGTCTGGACTGTCCGCGGAGGACTGCTGGCGACTAGTTTGCTTGCCCACCTGCCGGCTTGGAGCTTCGTCGATCCACTTTTGGTGCTTAGTGATCTTGAAGGCGATGAGGACGAATTCGAAGACGACTCGTTAGAAAACATGATTGAGAAAAAACAGGCCGAGCACGATGCCAACGATCGCGTCGATGAGCCACAGGCCGGAGGCGGAGAAGAGCGATGA
- a CDS encoding ATP-binding protein, with translation MSALSTAMLLGIVPDRQSAIRQGRAKFCENVAWVSSEYMSHNEVRRLNEMLKSAVTRNDDLISAGVRRNSGTLLSEFGNHEQDWPADQAMRSTDTHIQVPIRRGKERWGTVELCFQPINDQSWAGTFADPSMRLIGFVSLVSFVMFQLYLKKMLSHLDPSKTVPKRVRNALDSLAEGLLVLDRQGRIVLANQSFSDWLERPSDELLGQNADTLGWDLSTIQTTPWMKAVREEALIAGSMIQLNVGDQPARILMANASPVLGQEGKCRGVLVSFDDVTQLEETKRDLSIAKREADNANQAKSEFLARMSHEIRTPMNAILGYTDVLRRGFDTSSSDRQEYLDTIHGSGEHLLALINDILDLSKVESGQMELESGPCSPLRIIKDVTNLLKSKADEKQIALKFSGEGMLPLEIQGDSVRLRQAIMNLAGNAIKFTDEGSVSIVARAKTNQGQCTLSIDVIDTGIGISKDAQAKVFEPFQQADTSITRRFGGTGLGLAISKQLAEAMGGHISLASELGKGTTFTVEIPIGPADRLEWIDPDKAIAALETASSRRKEVQQLPPCRILVADDGSPNRKLLQLVLGKAGAEVIAVENGQLAVEQASDRAFDMILMDMQMPVMDGYTATRTLREIGYTAPIFALTANAMQGDQEKCFDAGCSGFLTKPINIDLLMATLAEEFAKRDPDQVAAMVRHAEQNPKAGTSTVHSEMSEESILEQTSPEQPPELEESPSSADSSGYDFSDQSPIVCSYPLDDPEFLEIAQDFIDVLNQRLPGLLRSLQSEDWPTLAREAHWLKGVSGSAGFDDFTVPTKDLQHHAEEEHATECEVLVRQIIHLASRIDLVDAIVQIPNLSSPKDQADASDVQEGSTPAHATPQLDCIESSLPMEDEQFREILLEFLEILQTKLDAMDAALIVGDWKDLARLGHWLRGTGGTAGFDQFELPTRALEKSACEKDRNGCQAAITELRSINERIVVPAL, from the coding sequence ATGTCGGCGCTGTCAACGGCCATGTTGCTTGGCATCGTTCCGGATCGGCAATCCGCCATTCGACAGGGTCGGGCAAAGTTTTGTGAAAACGTTGCCTGGGTCAGTTCTGAATACATGTCGCACAACGAGGTGCGGCGTTTGAACGAAATGCTGAAATCGGCTGTGACCAGAAACGACGATTTGATCTCAGCAGGCGTTCGTCGCAATTCTGGGACGCTGCTGTCTGAATTTGGAAATCACGAACAGGACTGGCCTGCCGATCAAGCCATGCGTTCAACCGATACACACATCCAGGTTCCGATCCGTCGCGGTAAAGAGCGTTGGGGAACGGTCGAGTTGTGTTTTCAACCGATTAACGATCAAAGCTGGGCCGGGACGTTCGCTGATCCATCGATGCGACTGATCGGGTTTGTTTCGTTGGTCAGCTTCGTGATGTTTCAGTTATACCTGAAGAAGATGTTATCGCATCTTGATCCATCGAAAACCGTTCCCAAGCGAGTGCGCAACGCACTGGACTCACTTGCCGAAGGCTTGTTGGTCCTCGATCGACAGGGGCGAATCGTGCTTGCCAATCAATCGTTCTCAGATTGGTTGGAACGTCCTAGCGATGAACTGTTGGGACAGAACGCTGACACCTTGGGATGGGATCTGTCGACGATTCAAACGACACCTTGGATGAAAGCGGTGCGTGAGGAAGCGTTGATTGCAGGTTCGATGATCCAGCTGAATGTTGGCGATCAACCGGCGAGGATTCTGATGGCAAACGCCTCTCCGGTTTTGGGCCAGGAAGGCAAATGTCGTGGCGTCTTGGTCAGTTTCGACGACGTCACACAATTGGAAGAAACCAAACGCGATCTATCAATCGCCAAACGAGAAGCCGACAACGCTAACCAAGCCAAGAGCGAATTCTTGGCACGGATGAGCCATGAAATTCGGACTCCGATGAACGCGATCTTGGGGTATACCGATGTGCTTCGCCGAGGTTTCGATACGTCGTCGAGCGACAGACAGGAATACCTCGATACCATCCACGGCAGCGGCGAACACCTGCTGGCTTTGATTAACGACATCCTTGATTTGTCGAAAGTCGAATCGGGACAGATGGAGCTTGAAAGCGGTCCCTGCTCTCCGCTACGAATTATCAAGGACGTGACCAACCTGTTGAAAAGCAAGGCTGACGAAAAGCAGATCGCGTTGAAGTTCAGCGGCGAAGGAATGTTGCCTTTGGAAATCCAAGGGGATAGCGTTCGACTTCGCCAAGCGATCATGAACCTGGCCGGTAATGCGATCAAGTTCACCGACGAAGGCAGCGTTAGTATCGTCGCACGGGCAAAAACAAACCAAGGCCAATGCACCCTTTCGATCGACGTGATCGATACCGGGATCGGGATTTCGAAAGATGCACAGGCAAAAGTGTTTGAGCCTTTCCAGCAAGCCGATACCTCGATCACACGTCGATTCGGCGGGACAGGTTTAGGACTGGCGATTAGCAAACAACTTGCCGAAGCGATGGGCGGCCACATTTCACTCGCTAGTGAGTTGGGCAAAGGCACAACCTTTACTGTCGAAATTCCCATCGGACCTGCTGACCGACTTGAGTGGATCGATCCTGACAAGGCAATCGCCGCGTTGGAAACCGCTTCGTCACGCCGCAAAGAAGTGCAGCAGCTTCCGCCATGTCGAATCCTTGTCGCGGATGACGGATCACCAAACCGAAAACTGCTGCAATTGGTTCTGGGCAAAGCAGGTGCCGAAGTCATTGCCGTCGAAAACGGCCAGTTGGCAGTCGAACAGGCCAGTGATCGAGCCTTTGACATGATCCTGATGGACATGCAGATGCCGGTGATGGATGGCTACACGGCAACCAGAACGCTGCGTGAAATCGGATACACGGCTCCCATCTTTGCGTTGACTGCTAATGCGATGCAGGGTGATCAAGAAAAGTGTTTCGATGCGGGATGTAGCGGATTCCTAACAAAGCCAATCAATATTGATCTACTGATGGCAACGCTTGCAGAAGAATTTGCCAAACGCGATCCGGACCAGGTGGCAGCGATGGTTCGCCACGCCGAGCAGAACCCGAAAGCAGGGACTTCGACTGTCCACTCGGAGATGTCCGAGGAATCAATTCTGGAGCAGACTTCTCCCGAGCAACCCCCTGAGCTTGAAGAGTCGCCATCGTCAGCTGATTCGAGTGGATATGACTTCAGCGATCAATCGCCGATCGTTTGCAGCTACCCACTGGACGACCCCGAGTTCTTGGAGATCGCTCAGGATTTCATCGATGTTTTGAACCAACGATTGCCAGGTTTGCTTCGTTCACTGCAATCAGAAGATTGGCCAACGCTTGCGCGTGAAGCCCACTGGCTGAAAGGTGTTAGCGGAAGCGCAGGGTTTGATGATTTCACCGTGCCCACAAAGGACCTGCAGCACCATGCCGAAGAAGAGCATGCGACCGAGTGCGAGGTCCTCGTACGTCAAATCATTCACCTTGCTTCGCGAATCGACTTGGTAGATGCGATCGTCCAGATTCCGAATCTCAGCTCTCCAAAGGATCAAGCTGACGCCAGCGATGTGCAGGAAGGATCGACACCAGCACACGCGACACCGCAACTGGATTGCATTGAATCGAGCCTTCCAATGGAAGACGAGCAATTCCGCGAAATCTTGCTGGAGTTCTTGGAAATCTTACAGACCAAGTTGGACGCAATGGATGCGGCCCTGATCGTAGGCGATTGGAAAGACTTGGCCCGACTTGGGCATTGGCTACGCGGGACTGGCGGGACGGCCGGGTTTGATCAGTTTGAACTACCCACACGAGCGCTCGAAAAGTCGGCTTGTGAGAAAGATCGAAATGGCTGTCAGGCCGCGATTACAGAGCTCCGGTCAATCAATGAACGTATTGTGGTCCCCGCTTTGTAG
- a CDS encoding TolC family protein codes for MPELDNVSSEETENDFIKLIRESDLEDESATVINQESSVAPSSSLRVDTSAVQRFLAKRQQPLGIPNDFEPWWQSVATIPLHLSHNSVRVDGDALILEALQHSYHIAALRENICIANTGITRAASEFDPTTFVESRFVRTSVPTGSTLDAGSGVGRLREEDFRINGGFRRKTINGGQFELGQRFGLQDSNSQFFTPQQQGNSRLTLSFNQPLLKGAGTTVNRSLIVLANLDTQVAKQQTTIGIQDHLLTIQEAMWGLYFQRVSMLLRIRHLQQASSIQEWLIERQDLDSMASQIKRAESAVASRTAELSRAASSIRNAEDRLRALVNSPLLTADRSIEIIPTIPPSASRVPVQMEDAIVTALQSRNEIVELGYELDSARVRLNIARNDLLPALDLVLETYLSGLRGRYDISNSWIDQFSRGEPSYAAGLNFEVPVGRRAACADIRRRHAQIRQLSNRLNETIAKLESEVAAAVREVDTSYRELTARYVAMQSAGQYVDFVANRWRELPGEGYSSNAMLEDLLDAQDRLLNEEVALADAQVDYVLSTIRMKRATGTLLEIQSPIAP; via the coding sequence GTGCCGGAACTCGATAACGTTTCCTCCGAGGAAACGGAAAACGATTTTATCAAGCTGATTCGCGAGTCCGATCTCGAGGACGAATCCGCAACTGTCATCAATCAAGAAAGCTCGGTCGCCCCATCGTCTTCATTGCGAGTCGATACGTCGGCAGTGCAACGTTTCCTGGCGAAGCGACAGCAACCGCTGGGTATTCCGAACGACTTCGAGCCTTGGTGGCAGTCGGTCGCGACAATCCCGCTGCATCTTTCACATAATTCAGTCCGGGTCGATGGCGACGCATTGATCCTTGAAGCGTTGCAGCACAGCTATCACATCGCGGCGCTGCGCGAAAACATTTGCATCGCCAATACGGGAATCACACGAGCGGCTTCGGAGTTTGATCCGACAACCTTTGTCGAAAGTAGGTTCGTGCGAACCAGCGTGCCGACCGGCAGCACACTGGACGCGGGCTCAGGCGTTGGTCGATTGCGTGAAGAAGACTTTCGAATCAACGGCGGTTTTCGCCGCAAGACGATCAACGGTGGCCAGTTCGAACTGGGACAACGCTTTGGCCTGCAAGACAGCAATTCACAGTTCTTCACGCCACAGCAACAAGGCAATTCGCGGCTCACGCTCAGCTTCAATCAGCCGCTGCTTAAAGGTGCCGGAACCACGGTCAATCGCAGTCTAATTGTGTTGGCAAATCTGGATACACAGGTCGCCAAACAACAGACCACCATCGGGATTCAGGATCACCTGCTAACGATTCAGGAGGCGATGTGGGGCCTGTATTTTCAGCGGGTTTCGATGTTGCTGCGTATCCGGCATTTGCAGCAAGCCTCGTCGATTCAAGAATGGTTGATCGAACGACAAGATCTCGATTCGATGGCTAGCCAAATCAAGCGTGCTGAGTCCGCCGTCGCATCGAGAACCGCAGAACTGTCTCGCGCTGCGTCGTCAATTCGAAATGCCGAGGATCGATTGCGAGCTCTCGTCAATTCGCCGCTTTTGACCGCCGATCGCTCGATCGAAATCATTCCGACCATACCACCGTCGGCTTCGCGAGTCCCAGTTCAGATGGAAGACGCGATTGTCACGGCACTGCAAAGCCGCAACGAAATCGTCGAACTCGGCTATGAACTTGACAGCGCCCGCGTGCGACTAAATATCGCTCGCAACGATCTTCTGCCGGCTTTGGACTTGGTCCTCGAAACCTACCTAAGTGGCCTCCGTGGCCGCTATGACATCAGCAACTCATGGATCGATCAGTTCAGTCGTGGTGAACCTAGCTACGCGGCGGGACTAAATTTTGAAGTCCCCGTCGGACGGAGGGCTGCTTGTGCGGACATTCGCCGACGACACGCTCAGATTCGTCAGCTTTCCAATCGCCTGAATGAAACGATCGCCAAACTCGAAAGCGAAGTTGCCGCGGCGGTTCGTGAAGTCGACACTAGCTATCGCGAATTGACAGCCCGCTATGTGGCGATGCAATCCGCCGGCCAGTATGTGGACTTTGTTGCCAACCGTTGGCGTGAACTACCGGGCGAAGGCTATTCGTCCAACGCGATGTTGGAAGACTTATTAGACGCCCAAGATCGGCTGCTCAATGAAGAAGTCGCTCTTGCCGATGCCCAGGTCGATTATGTGCTCAGCACAATCCGAATGAAACGCGCGACCGGAACTCTTCTTGAAATTCAATCTCCTATTGCCCCATAA
- a CDS encoding DUF4404 family protein has product MRKELEEALLQLHATLESINDLEADEAARLRQAAAEISETLDEKDVDSTSLAKLLQGQTDAFKDSHPQLTLTVGRIADILAQMGI; this is encoded by the coding sequence ATGCGAAAAGAACTAGAAGAAGCACTTTTGCAGCTTCACGCGACGTTGGAGTCGATCAATGACCTGGAAGCCGACGAAGCGGCTCGACTTCGTCAGGCAGCCGCGGAGATATCAGAGACGCTCGACGAGAAGGATGTCGATTCGACCTCGCTGGCCAAGTTGTTGCAGGGACAAACCGATGCGTTCAAGGATTCACACCCTCAGTTAACGTTGACGGTTGGCCGGATCGCTGACATTTTGGCTCAGATGGGCATCTAA